The Candidatus Bathyarchaeia archaeon genome window below encodes:
- a CDS encoding polyprenyl synthetase family protein — MSQIDIEGFLEEKAKLINEHIEKYIPRLFSDESFLFKIIPPRYRLDFEALNKTVNEPLWEFLDRGGKRWRPALFLLLYEALGGDPTEILDFAIIPEIIHNGTLIADDIEDSSEMRRGKPCTYKIFGVDIAVNLSQAMFFLPMIVLSEKRDKIPPDRARRIYEIYVQEMINLSFGQAIDIAWHRGLIEAEKLTEGHYLQMCAYKTGTLARLAAKMAAVLAGADDEVVEKIGFFAESIGIAFQIQDDILDIVGEEFAKGKGGLGMDITEGKLTLMVIHSFRKADQKDREELLKILSMHTRDEKLRMRAIEIIKKYGAIEYAREVASKLVSEGWRIINEILPDSEAKEKVKILTEYLIERRI, encoded by the coding sequence ATGAGTCAAATAGATATAGAGGGTTTTCTTGAGGAGAAGGCTAAGTTAATAAATGAGCATATCGAGAAGTATATACCTCGACTTTTCTCAGATGAATCTTTTCTCTTCAAAATTATTCCGCCAAGATACCGTTTAGATTTTGAAGCATTAAATAAGACTGTGAATGAGCCGCTGTGGGAGTTTCTTGATAGGGGTGGTAAGCGCTGGCGTCCAGCTCTTTTCTTGCTGCTTTATGAGGCTTTAGGCGGCGACCCTACGGAGATATTGGACTTCGCTATAATACCTGAGATTATTCATAATGGCACATTAATAGCTGATGATATTGAGGATTCGTCAGAGATGAGAAGGGGTAAACCGTGCACATACAAGATATTTGGTGTTGATATAGCCGTAAATCTCTCACAAGCCATGTTCTTTCTACCGATGATAGTTTTAAGTGAGAAGCGTGATAAAATTCCGCCTGATAGGGCTAGAAGAATTTATGAGATATATGTGCAGGAGATGATTAATTTAAGCTTTGGGCAGGCTATTGATATAGCGTGGCATAGAGGGCTTATTGAGGCTGAGAAGCTGACTGAGGGTCATTACCTGCAGATGTGCGCTTATAAAACTGGGACATTGGCTAGATTGGCTGCTAAAATGGCTGCAGTATTGGCTGGCGCAGATGATGAGGTTGTTGAGAAAATAGGTTTTTTCGCCGAATCCATAGGTATAGCATTTCAGATTCAAGATGACATATTGGATATTGTTGGTGAAGAGTTCGCTAAGGGTAAGGGTGGCTTAGGGATGGACATAACTGAGGGGAAACTAACTTTAATGGTCATTCATTCATTCCGAAAAGCGGATCAAAAGGATAGGGAGGAGCTACTGAAGATACTTAGCATGCATACCAGGGATGAGAAGCTTAGAATGAGAGCTATTGAGATAATTAAGAAGTATGGTGCTATCGAATATGCTAGAGAAGTGGCATCAAAACTTGTAAGCGAGGGCTGGAGGATTATTAACGAGATTCTCCCAGATTCGGAGGCGAAAGAAAAGGTTAAGATTCTCACTGAATATCTTATTGAAAGAAGAATTTAG
- a CDS encoding cytidylate kinase family protein → MKIAICGYLGSGCTEVAEILAGKLGLDVINTSKILTMIKDFDALSGSGEVDIDLIIKNKLDEILQRDNVIVEGRSAFFLLNRKDIIKIFLNASLDERIRHVASRRGIPIDEAREDVERSDRDRNGILKRFFKKEEVDPTDFDFSIKTNSKTFARVADIISDVIKGLSAMRQQ, encoded by the coding sequence TTGAAGATAGCAATATGCGGCTACTTAGGTTCAGGATGCACGGAAGTCGCCGAGATACTTGCTGGAAAACTTGGGTTGGACGTCATAAACACGAGTAAAATATTGACGATGATAAAGGACTTTGATGCTTTGAGTGGATCAGGTGAGGTAGATATAGATCTGATTATAAAGAATAAGCTTGATGAAATACTGCAGAGAGACAATGTTATAGTTGAGGGCAGATCAGCCTTCTTCCTTCTGAACCGAAAAGATATAATAAAGATTTTCTTAAATGCATCATTGGATGAGAGGATTAGGCATGTTGCTAGTAGGAGAGGTATACCAATAGATGAGGCTCGTGAGGATGTTGAAAGGAGTGATAGGGATCGTAACGGTATTCTCAAAAGATTCTTTAAGAAAGAAGAAGTTGATCCAACGGATTTTGATTTTTCAATAAAAACAAACTCGAAAACTTTTGCTAGGGTAGCTGACATAATTAGTGATGTAATTAAGGGTTTGTCAGCAATGCGGCAGCAATGA
- a CDS encoding glutamate--tRNA ligase, whose protein sequence is MSIKDLDAIRDSIKRIALLNAILHNGKAQSKPVLGKLLGERPDLRVFAREIVALVDAIVQEVNSMSLEEQRRIIKTLWPEALMEERAGERAEEKTLPPLPNVEKYERVVTRFAPNPDCVLHLGSARAIILCHEYARMYGGRFILRFEDTDPRLKKSSLQFMDLIREDLEWLGCHPDEEYIQSDRIEIYYEYAEMALKNGYAYVCTCKPEDFRAKISVGKPCSCRNLTPEENMRRWEAMLSGAYAEGEAVVRVKTDLKHPNPAVRDWPAFRIIDTKKYPHPRVGSRYRVWPLYNFACGIDDHLMGITHIIRGKEHLTNQERQKYLYRYFGWDYPEAIHYGRLKIEGASLSKSKIVRGVREGLYIGWDDPRLATFLALKRRGIKPEAIKRLILDIGPRPADITLSWENLYAYNRKIIDPVADRFFFIGDPVKLFVRNVEREFVAEIPLHPSYPDRGKRTFHIKPVNGAVSFLISRRDFGQMKVGGIVRLMELFNVRIERLEENHVLASFHSEHYNEAKRVGAPLIHWLPEGEGLPCKVIMPDNSVINGLAERSFGSVTLDKIVQFERFGFVRVDKISEEIIVFFTHK, encoded by the coding sequence ATGTCAATTAAGGATCTAGATGCCATCAGGGACTCAATAAAGAGAATCGCCTTGCTGAACGCTATCTTGCATAATGGAAAAGCACAGAGCAAACCTGTTCTAGGTAAACTACTTGGCGAGAGACCTGATCTAAGAGTTTTCGCTAGAGAAATAGTGGCTCTTGTAGATGCAATTGTTCAGGAAGTTAACAGTATGTCGCTTGAGGAGCAGAGGAGGATTATTAAGACTCTATGGCCTGAAGCCCTAATGGAAGAGAGGGCGGGAGAAAGAGCTGAGGAGAAAACTTTGCCGCCATTGCCAAATGTGGAGAAATATGAGCGTGTTGTAACCCGCTTTGCACCAAACCCTGATTGTGTTCTCCATCTTGGTTCAGCACGGGCAATTATATTATGTCATGAATATGCTAGAATGTATGGTGGCCGCTTCATATTAAGGTTTGAGGATACGGATCCTAGACTGAAAAAGTCCTCCCTGCAGTTTATGGATTTGATTAGGGAGGATTTGGAGTGGTTAGGTTGTCACCCGGATGAGGAGTATATTCAGAGTGATAGAATAGAGATTTACTATGAGTATGCTGAGATGGCGCTTAAAAATGGGTATGCATATGTTTGTACATGTAAACCTGAGGATTTCCGCGCTAAGATAAGTGTTGGTAAACCATGCTCATGTAGAAACCTAACACCTGAAGAAAACATGCGTCGATGGGAGGCTATGTTGAGCGGTGCATATGCTGAAGGCGAGGCTGTTGTACGCGTGAAAACCGATTTAAAGCATCCTAATCCAGCTGTTAGAGACTGGCCGGCATTTAGAATAATAGACACGAAAAAGTATCCCCACCCCAGGGTTGGATCAAGGTATCGTGTTTGGCCACTATATAATTTTGCATGCGGTATTGATGATCACTTAATGGGTATAACACATATTATACGTGGTAAGGAGCATCTAACAAATCAGGAGAGGCAGAAGTATCTTTATCGATATTTCGGTTGGGATTATCCGGAGGCAATTCATTATGGGAGACTTAAGATTGAAGGTGCTTCATTGAGTAAATCTAAGATTGTTCGAGGTGTTAGGGAGGGCTTATATATAGGTTGGGATGATCCTAGACTAGCAACCTTCTTGGCGTTAAAACGTAGGGGTATAAAGCCTGAAGCCATAAAGAGACTTATACTTGATATTGGACCTAGACCGGCAGATATAACTTTAAGCTGGGAGAATCTTTACGCATACAATAGGAAGATTATTGATCCAGTAGCCGACAGATTCTTCTTCATAGGGGATCCCGTTAAACTTTTTGTGAGAAATGTTGAAAGGGAATTTGTAGCTGAGATACCGTTGCATCCAAGTTATCCTGATAGAGGTAAGCGAACTTTCCATATTAAGCCAGTAAATGGCGCGGTTAGCTTTCTAATATCGAGACGTGATTTTGGGCAGATGAAGGTTGGAGGTATAGTGCGCTTAATGGAATTATTTAATGTGAGAATTGAGAGGTTGGAGGAGAATCATGTGTTGGCATCATTCCACAGCGAACATTATAATGAAGCGAAAAGAGTTGGTGCTCCACTCATTCACTGGCTTCCTGAGGGTGAAGGATTACCATGCAAAGTTATAATGCCTGATAATTCCGTGATAAACGGTTTAGCCGAGCGGTCTTTTGGCTCAGTTACACTGGATAAAATTGTTCAGTTTGAGCGATTCGGCTTTGTTAGAGTTGATAAGATAAGTGAAGAAATAATTGTTTTCTTTACTCATAAATAG